From a region of the Castanea sativa cultivar Marrone di Chiusa Pesio chromosome 10, ASM4071231v1 genome:
- the LOC142612918 gene encoding indole-3-pyruvate monooxygenase YUCCA6, giving the protein MGNYYLREIEGKQAHDPLFIEKTNSNSNKSCSSQFKYVEGPVIVGAGPSGLAVAASLKVKDVPSVVLERSNCIASLWQLKTYDRLRVHLPKQFCELPFMGFPNDFPTYPTKEQFIQYLEDYANKFDIRPQFNETVAQAEYDCTLRLWRVKSVGLNGEMTEYVCRWLVAATGENAEPVMPKIEGIKEFGGSIKHTSLYKCGAEFRSKKVLVVGCGNSGMEVCLDLCNHDAKPSIVVRDSVHILPREMLGKSTFGLSMWLLKWLPMRLVDRLLLIVSWLILGDTSRFGLDRPSLGPLELKNLSGKTPVLDVGTLAKIKSGDIKVLPSIKRLKRHAVEFVDGKIENFEAIILATGYRSNVPSWLKEGQMFSKKDGLPRRAFPNGWKGECGLYAVGFTKRGILGASMDAKRIAEDIERYWKVEAKHNTTTFASSLLS; this is encoded by the exons ATGGGGAACTATTACTTGAGAGAGATAGAAGGAAAACAAGCCCATGATCCGTTATTCATAGAGAAGACTAATTCTAATTCCAACAAGTCATGTTCTTCACAATTCAAGTATGTTGAAGGGCCAGTGATCGTTGGTGCAGGGCCTTCAGGTCTGGCTGTAGCGGCTTCTCTCAAAGTAAAGGATGTTCCTAGTGTTGTTCTTGAGAGATCCAATTGCATAGCCTCGTTGTGGCAGCTCAAGACCTATGATCGCCTTCGAGTTCATTTACCAAAGCAATTTTGTGAGCTTCCTTTCATGGGGTTTCCTAATGATTTCCCTACTTACCCTACTAAGGAACAATTTATTCAGTACTTGGAAGATTATGCCAACAAGTTTGATATCAGGCCACAATTCAATGAGACTGTGGCACAAGCGGAGTATGACTGTACTCTTCGTCTTTGGCGTGTAAAGAGTGTGGGATTAAACGGTGAGATGACAGAGTATGTGTGTCGCTGGTTAGTCGCGGCCACCGGAGAAAATGCAGAGCCAGTGATGCCTAAGATTGAAGGAATTAAAGAATTTGGAGGGTCTATAAAGCATACTAGTTTGTATAAGTGTGGGGCAGAGTTTAGAAGTAAAAAAGTTTTGGTTGTGGGTTGTGGGAATTCAGGCATGGAGGTTTGTTTGGATCTTTGCAACCATGATGCTAAACCTTCTATTGTGGTCAGAGACTCA GTGCACATCCTACCACGAGAGATGCTGGGAAAATCGACTTTCGGGCTGTCCATGTGGTTGCTCAAGTGGCTGCCCATGCGCCTTGTCGATCGGCTACTGCTGATTGTGTCATGGCTCATTCTTGGTGACACTTCTCGATTCGGATTGGACCGGCCGAGCTTGGGTCCCCTCGAACTCAAAAACTTGTCCGGAAAGACCCCAGTCTTAGATGTCGGAACACTTGCCAAAATCAAAAGTGGTGACATTAAG GTGCTTCCAAGCATTAAGCGGCTAAAACGTCACGCTGTGGAGTTTGTTGATGGAAAAATAGAGAACTTTGAGGCCATTATTTTAGCAACCGGTTACAGAAGCAATGTACCCTCTTGGCTAAAG GAGGGACAAATGTTTTCAAAGAAAGATGGGTTGCCTCGAAGGGCATTTCCAAATGGTTGGAAAGGCGAGTGTGGGCTCTACGCAGTGGGGTTTACAAAACGCGGAATTCTTGGTGCATCAATGGATGCGAAAAGAATAGCTGAGGACATCGAACGGTATTGGAAAGTGGAAGCAAAACATAATACTACAACCTTTGCTAGCTCACTTTTGTCCTAA